In Acidimicrobiia bacterium, one genomic interval encodes:
- a CDS encoding helix-turn-helix domain-containing protein, which produces MTREGYVVGEHRLLTVREVADTMRVSNMTVYRLIRAGDLPAIRVGKHFRIREHELNAYLDSQTVRGGDSWPAA; this is translated from the coding sequence GTGACACGTGAGGGCTACGTGGTTGGTGAGCATCGCCTGCTGACGGTTCGTGAGGTCGCCGACACCATGCGGGTGTCGAACATGACCGTGTACCGACTCATCCGAGCCGGTGATCTGCCCGCGATCCGAGTCGGCAAGCACTTCCGCATCCGCGAGCACGAGTTGAACGCCTACCTCGACTCGCAGACCGTGCGGGGAGGTGACTCGTGGCCCGCGGCGTGA
- a CDS encoding prepilin peptidase — MTGLIAAICGLFGLLIGSFLNVVIWRIPRKESVVAPPSHCPGCGTEIAPLDNIPVVSWIVLRGRCRHCRTRISIRYPLVELACGGLFVAIGARFAHSWALPAFLVLGGALLAISLIDLEHYIIPNRIVYPVGFMAVPLLALGAGGDGHWWWFARALIGACGAFAALFVIHIASPRGMGFGDVRLSFLLGLYLGYLGAIDVPVGLFLGFLYGAVIGLVLMALGRQNRKQHIPFGPFLAAGALTIVLVGGPIIDWYRGFGRA; from the coding sequence GTGACCGGGCTGATCGCGGCCATCTGCGGGCTGTTCGGCCTTCTGATCGGCTCGTTCCTGAACGTCGTGATCTGGCGGATCCCGCGCAAGGAATCAGTCGTGGCGCCGCCGTCGCACTGCCCCGGCTGCGGCACGGAGATCGCGCCGCTCGACAACATCCCGGTCGTCTCGTGGATCGTGTTGCGCGGACGCTGCCGTCATTGCCGGACGCGCATCTCGATCCGCTATCCGCTCGTCGAGCTCGCGTGCGGCGGGTTGTTCGTCGCGATCGGGGCGCGCTTCGCGCATTCGTGGGCGTTGCCCGCGTTCCTCGTGCTCGGCGGCGCGCTGCTCGCGATCTCGCTCATCGATCTCGAGCACTACATCATCCCGAACCGCATCGTGTATCCCGTCGGCTTCATGGCCGTGCCGCTGCTCGCGCTCGGCGCGGGCGGCGACGGACATTGGTGGTGGTTCGCGCGCGCGCTCATCGGCGCGTGCGGCGCGTTCGCCGCGCTGTTCGTCATCCACATCGCGTCGCCGCGCGGCATGGGCTTCGGTGACGTACGGCTGTCGTTCCTGCTCGGCCTGTACCTCGGCTATCTGGGCGCGATCGATGTGCCGGTGGGCCTCTTCCTCGGCTTCCTCTACGGCGCCGTGATCGGACTCGTGCTCATGGCGCTCGGCCGTCAGAACCGCAAGCAGCACATCCCGTTCGGCCCGTTCCTCGCGGCCGGGGCGCTCACGATCGTGCTCGTCGGCGGCCCGATCATCGACTGGTACCGAGGCTTCGGCCGAGCCTGA
- a CDS encoding copper resistance protein CopC: protein MRRTLLAVVTAVIAVLILAAPAGAHAVLLQTSPAAGQTYPSGPKVVTLLFDENVQVGLGGIRLLDSKGNRIDTAKPSQSNGGKEVSVGVPGLKDGTYVVTWRVISADGHPVQNAFTFSVGRATAVGQTATQLANSLLAKQAGSKPVGITYGVLRFVEFVSVAIMLGGFAFLVLCWPNGRRSRTTLRLIRGSWVVAFVGSIATVLIASSYTAALKFADSFKWSVVHDYVDTHVGRMLALRVVVLIVVALVGWPFLKRAKNDALQLAVGGVAGLALIATFTLAGHARSGFQIPLAIVTDLAHVTAFTLWFGGLIVMMVAVLRPDDPSELEPAVSRFSALALGAVVVLTGTGVYQGWRQVGSFGALKSTTYGRLLLVKIALVAVVVIVAATSRDTVRNRLGGDDDDDDDDTPDAEVRAPLPVGPGAALAVDDDRAGVARRLRISVAIEVVFLVAVLATTALLVDAAPARTAINAPFSQTIEAQGINFEVLLVPARSGPNDLHVTATKESGLLDNVLQLNLTLSNPEKNVAPIAVKLIKLGPGHYTSNALTIPFSGTWQLQIKALVTQIDEVDASATIHVRS, encoded by the coding sequence GTGCGACGGACGCTGCTCGCTGTCGTGACCGCGGTGATCGCCGTCCTGATCCTGGCGGCCCCCGCCGGCGCGCACGCGGTGCTGCTCCAGACCTCGCCCGCGGCGGGGCAGACGTATCCGAGCGGGCCGAAGGTCGTCACGCTCCTGTTCGACGAGAACGTGCAGGTCGGGTTGGGCGGCATCCGACTGCTCGACTCCAAGGGCAACCGCATCGACACCGCCAAGCCGTCGCAGTCGAACGGCGGGAAAGAGGTATCGGTCGGCGTGCCGGGGTTGAAGGACGGCACGTACGTCGTGACGTGGCGCGTGATCTCCGCCGACGGTCACCCGGTCCAGAACGCGTTCACGTTCTCGGTCGGCCGCGCAACCGCCGTGGGGCAGACCGCGACGCAGCTCGCGAACTCGCTGCTCGCGAAGCAGGCGGGGAGCAAGCCCGTCGGCATCACCTACGGCGTGCTGCGGTTCGTCGAGTTCGTCTCGGTCGCCATCATGCTCGGCGGCTTCGCGTTCCTCGTGCTGTGCTGGCCCAACGGACGCCGGTCGCGCACGACGCTGCGGCTGATCCGCGGCTCGTGGGTCGTCGCGTTCGTCGGCTCGATCGCGACCGTGCTCATCGCGTCGAGCTACACCGCGGCACTGAAGTTCGCGGACTCGTTCAAGTGGTCGGTCGTGCACGATTACGTCGACACGCACGTCGGACGCATGCTCGCACTGCGCGTCGTCGTGCTCATCGTCGTCGCGCTCGTCGGGTGGCCGTTCCTGAAGCGTGCGAAGAACGACGCGCTGCAGCTCGCAGTCGGCGGGGTCGCAGGGCTCGCACTCATCGCGACGTTCACCCTCGCCGGTCACGCGCGCAGCGGCTTCCAGATCCCGCTCGCGATCGTGACCGACCTCGCGCACGTCACCGCGTTCACGCTGTGGTTCGGCGGGCTCATCGTGATGATGGTCGCGGTGTTGCGGCCGGACGATCCGTCCGAGCTCGAACCCGCGGTGTCGCGCTTCTCGGCGCTCGCGCTCGGCGCGGTCGTCGTGCTCACGGGCACCGGCGTGTACCAGGGCTGGCGTCAGGTCGGCTCGTTCGGCGCGCTCAAGAGCACGACGTACGGACGGTTGCTGCTCGTGAAGATCGCGCTCGTCGCAGTGGTCGTGATCGTCGCGGCGACGAGCCGCGACACCGTTCGCAACCGGCTCGGCGGCGACGACGACGATGACGACGACGACACGCCGGACGCGGAGGTCCGTGCGCCGCTGCCGGTCGGACCGGGTGCCGCGCTCGCGGTCGACGACGATCGGGCCGGGGTCGCCCGCCGGCTGCGCATCAGCGTTGCGATCGAGGTCGTGTTCCTCGTCGCCGTGCTCGCGACGACCGCGCTCCTCGTCGACGCGGCGCCGGCGCGCACCGCGATCAACGCGCCCTTCTCGCAGACGATCGAGGCGCAGGGCATCAACTTCGAGGTGTTGCTCGTGCCCGCGCGCAGCGGACCGAACGATCTGCACGTCACCGCGACGAAGGAGAGCGGGCTCCTCGACAACGTGCTCCAGCTGAACCTCACGTTGAGCAACCCCGAGAAGAACGTCGCGCCGATCGCGGTGAAGCTCATCAAGCTCGGACCCGGCCACTACACGTCGAACGCACTCACGATCCCGTTCAGCGGCACGTGGCAGCTCCAGATCAAGGCGTTGGTGACGCAGATCGACGAGGTCGACGCGAGCGCCACCATCCACGTCCGCAGCTGA